In Hevea brasiliensis isolate MT/VB/25A 57/8 chromosome 13, ASM3005281v1, whole genome shotgun sequence, a single genomic region encodes these proteins:
- the LOC110658252 gene encoding uncharacterized protein LOC110658252 isoform X1 — MPPTDADLDLRSFASAFIIGDYTFADGSNLEHCAKYLNQTLVTFGFPASLDLFANDPVSIARTCNCIYSLLQQRQRDIEFRESANEQRQRLLSDISRSEAKVERLESQLQAKDREIATITRTEAKATAAFKAQIEKLQQERDEFQRMVIGNQQVRTQQVHEMKKKEKEYIKLQERLNQVLMEKKKESRSGMEIMNLLQKEGRQRGTWNGKKADNDFYKKIVDAYEAKNQELMAENTDLRALLRSMQVDMRDFINAPNGSTKQSLAVNERLEADPSQSPLGGRTDVFDLPFHMARDQIEESLRNKMASIKERMVQLQDAQKGAEVSSEATERELELEAQLVEARSIIQEQASIMSKHLAKSERPRESIISSPSENCGQPWVHNIFSSLTTVQYFRNFAWTGSSDNQQD, encoded by the exons ATGCCACCCACTGATGCAGACTTGGATCTCAGA TCGTTTGCCTCTGCCTTCATAATTGG AGATTACACATTTGCTGATGGCAGTAACCTGGAGCATTGTGCTAAATATTTGAACCAGACGCTTGTTACTTTTGGATTTCCTGCTTCCCTGGACCTCTTTGCCAATGATCCG GTTTCAATTGCGCGGACCTGCAATTGCATATACTCTTTGCTTCAACAAAGACAGCGTGACATTGAATTTAGAGAGTCTGCTAATGAGCAAAGACAGAG GCTACTATCAGATATATCAAGATCGGAGGCAAAAGTTGAGAGGCTTGAGTCTCAGTTACAAGCCAAAGATAGGGAAATAGCAACTATCACCCGAACG GAAGCCAAAGCTACAGCAGCTTTTAAGGCACAAATTGAAAAGCTTCAACAGGAACGAGATGAATTTCAGAGGATGGTCATTGGTAATCAG CAAGTGAGGACTCAGCAAGTACATGaaatgaagaaaaaggaaaaggagtACATAAAGCTGCAG gAGAGGCTAAATCAAGTACTGATGGAGAAAAAGAAGGAATCAAGATCAGGCATGGAGATAATGAATTTACTTCAG AAAGAAGGCAGACAACGGGGGACATGGAATGGGAAGAAGGCTGATAATGATTTCTATAAGAAAATA GTGGATGCCTACGAGGCTAAGAATCAAGAATTGATGGCAGAGAATACTGATTTAAGGGCGTTGTTGCGGTCAATGCAG GTTGATATGCGTGATTTCATAAATGCTCCAAATGGTTCAACCAAGCAATCTTTGGCTGTCAATGAAAGACTTGAAGCTGACCCCTCTCAGTCCCCCTTGGGTGGAAGGACG GATGTTTTTGACCTGCCTTTTCACATGGCTAGAGATCAAATTGAGGAAAGTCTCCGAAATAAGATGGCTTCCATAAAg GAGCGTATGGTTCAATTGCAAGATGCACAGAAAGGAGCAGAAGTCTCATCTGAAGCAACTGAGAGAGAACTTGAACTTGAAGCTCAACTTGTTGAGGCAAGAAGCATAATCCAGGAGCAG GCATCCATAATGTCTAAACATCTTGCCAAATCTGAGAGGCCAAG GGAATCTATCATTTCATCACCGTCAGAG AATTGTGGTCAGCCGTGGGTTCATAATATCTTTAGCAGTTTGACCACAGTCCAGTACTTTCGGAATTTTGCTTGGACCGGCTCTTCTGATAATCAGCAAGATTGA
- the LOC110658252 gene encoding uncharacterized protein LOC110658252 isoform X2 yields MPPTDADLDLRSFASAFIIGDYTFADGSNLEHCAKYLNQTLVTFGFPASLDLFANDPVSIARTCNCIYSLLQQRQRDIEFRESANEQRQRLLSDISRSEAKVERLESQLQAKDREIATITRTEAKATAAFKAQIEKLQQERDEFQRMVIGNQQVRTQQVHEMKKKEKEYIKLQERLNQVLMEKKKESRSGMEIMNLLQKEGRQRGTWNGKKADNDFYKKIVDAYEAKNQELMAENTDLRALLRSMQVDMRDFINAPNGSTKQSLAVNERLEADPSQSPLGGRTDVFDLPFHMARDQIEESLRNKMASIKERMVQLQDAQKGAEVSSEATERELELEAQLVEARSIIQEQASIMSKHLAKSERPRESIISSPSEFDHSPVLSEFCLDRLF; encoded by the exons ATGCCACCCACTGATGCAGACTTGGATCTCAGA TCGTTTGCCTCTGCCTTCATAATTGG AGATTACACATTTGCTGATGGCAGTAACCTGGAGCATTGTGCTAAATATTTGAACCAGACGCTTGTTACTTTTGGATTTCCTGCTTCCCTGGACCTCTTTGCCAATGATCCG GTTTCAATTGCGCGGACCTGCAATTGCATATACTCTTTGCTTCAACAAAGACAGCGTGACATTGAATTTAGAGAGTCTGCTAATGAGCAAAGACAGAG GCTACTATCAGATATATCAAGATCGGAGGCAAAAGTTGAGAGGCTTGAGTCTCAGTTACAAGCCAAAGATAGGGAAATAGCAACTATCACCCGAACG GAAGCCAAAGCTACAGCAGCTTTTAAGGCACAAATTGAAAAGCTTCAACAGGAACGAGATGAATTTCAGAGGATGGTCATTGGTAATCAG CAAGTGAGGACTCAGCAAGTACATGaaatgaagaaaaaggaaaaggagtACATAAAGCTGCAG gAGAGGCTAAATCAAGTACTGATGGAGAAAAAGAAGGAATCAAGATCAGGCATGGAGATAATGAATTTACTTCAG AAAGAAGGCAGACAACGGGGGACATGGAATGGGAAGAAGGCTGATAATGATTTCTATAAGAAAATA GTGGATGCCTACGAGGCTAAGAATCAAGAATTGATGGCAGAGAATACTGATTTAAGGGCGTTGTTGCGGTCAATGCAG GTTGATATGCGTGATTTCATAAATGCTCCAAATGGTTCAACCAAGCAATCTTTGGCTGTCAATGAAAGACTTGAAGCTGACCCCTCTCAGTCCCCCTTGGGTGGAAGGACG GATGTTTTTGACCTGCCTTTTCACATGGCTAGAGATCAAATTGAGGAAAGTCTCCGAAATAAGATGGCTTCCATAAAg GAGCGTATGGTTCAATTGCAAGATGCACAGAAAGGAGCAGAAGTCTCATCTGAAGCAACTGAGAGAGAACTTGAACTTGAAGCTCAACTTGTTGAGGCAAGAAGCATAATCCAGGAGCAG GCATCCATAATGTCTAAACATCTTGCCAAATCTGAGAGGCCAAG GGAATCTATCATTTCATCACCGTCAGAG TTTGACCACAGTCCAGTACTTTCGGAATTTTGCTTGGACCGGCTCTTCTGA
- the LOC110658252 gene encoding uncharacterized protein LOC110658252 isoform X3 — MPPTDADLDLRSFASAFIIGDYTFADGSNLEHCAKYLNQTLVTFGFPASLDLFANDPVSIARTCNCIYSLLQQRQRDIEFRESANEQRQRLLSDISRSEAKVERLESQLQAKDREIATITRTEAKATAAFKAQIEKLQQERDEFQRMVIGNQQVRTQQVHEMKKKEKEYIKLQERLNQVLMEKKKESRSGMEIMNLLQKEGRQRGTWNGKKADNDFYKKIVDAYEAKNQELMAENTDLRALLRSMQVDMRDFINAPNGSTKQSLAVNERLEADPSQSPLGGRTDVFDLPFHMARDQIEESLRNKMASIKERMVQLQDAQKGAEVSSEATERELELEAQLVEARSIIQEQASIMSKHLAKSERPRESIISSPSEN; from the exons ATGCCACCCACTGATGCAGACTTGGATCTCAGA TCGTTTGCCTCTGCCTTCATAATTGG AGATTACACATTTGCTGATGGCAGTAACCTGGAGCATTGTGCTAAATATTTGAACCAGACGCTTGTTACTTTTGGATTTCCTGCTTCCCTGGACCTCTTTGCCAATGATCCG GTTTCAATTGCGCGGACCTGCAATTGCATATACTCTTTGCTTCAACAAAGACAGCGTGACATTGAATTTAGAGAGTCTGCTAATGAGCAAAGACAGAG GCTACTATCAGATATATCAAGATCGGAGGCAAAAGTTGAGAGGCTTGAGTCTCAGTTACAAGCCAAAGATAGGGAAATAGCAACTATCACCCGAACG GAAGCCAAAGCTACAGCAGCTTTTAAGGCACAAATTGAAAAGCTTCAACAGGAACGAGATGAATTTCAGAGGATGGTCATTGGTAATCAG CAAGTGAGGACTCAGCAAGTACATGaaatgaagaaaaaggaaaaggagtACATAAAGCTGCAG gAGAGGCTAAATCAAGTACTGATGGAGAAAAAGAAGGAATCAAGATCAGGCATGGAGATAATGAATTTACTTCAG AAAGAAGGCAGACAACGGGGGACATGGAATGGGAAGAAGGCTGATAATGATTTCTATAAGAAAATA GTGGATGCCTACGAGGCTAAGAATCAAGAATTGATGGCAGAGAATACTGATTTAAGGGCGTTGTTGCGGTCAATGCAG GTTGATATGCGTGATTTCATAAATGCTCCAAATGGTTCAACCAAGCAATCTTTGGCTGTCAATGAAAGACTTGAAGCTGACCCCTCTCAGTCCCCCTTGGGTGGAAGGACG GATGTTTTTGACCTGCCTTTTCACATGGCTAGAGATCAAATTGAGGAAAGTCTCCGAAATAAGATGGCTTCCATAAAg GAGCGTATGGTTCAATTGCAAGATGCACAGAAAGGAGCAGAAGTCTCATCTGAAGCAACTGAGAGAGAACTTGAACTTGAAGCTCAACTTGTTGAGGCAAGAAGCATAATCCAGGAGCAG GCATCCATAATGTCTAAACATCTTGCCAAATCTGAGAGGCCAAG GGAATCTATCATTTCATCACCGTCAGAG AATTAG